The DNA sequence GCGCGAAGCGGTCGCGCGTCGTCGCCGTTGGGAGTGGTGTGTCGATCGGTTGGGCCTGCCCGTTGCCGTAGTACTCGATGAGATACGGTGAAGCCAGGCCAGCCGGTGATTTCGAGGCCGTGACCGTCATCAGTGGCCGCTCGAGACTTCGGGTGCGTGGTCGTTGGCCCTCGAAGCTATTGTACAGCGGGCAGAGATACGGCGACGAAAGGCCGAACGCACCGCCGCGTTCGGTGGCGATTGTCGCCATCGGTCGGTCGACGGGTTTCAGCGCCCCGCCGTGAGAGTAGTGAACGATTTTCGGCGACACCAGGTGGCCGTCGTGATTCTTCGCGGTGACAGTGTGCAACGGTCTGTTTTCTGGGTCATACAGTGCGTTGCTGTGCAGGCCGCGACGGGCACCGTTTCGAGGTTTGACCAATGCCCGTGTTTCGGGTGTTGCCAGTCCAATTGCACCGCGCGTCGAAATCGTAGGCGTCGGTGCGTCAGTACTCGAGGGCACGCCCCCAGATTGCTGTCGAAGCAAGCACGGTGACGTAAGCCCGATATCGCCAGCGCCACCAGCCACGAGGAACGGTTCATCGATAGCTTTGGCGACGATCGGTGCGTATTCCGCAGGTACGACGCGTTCGCGAAGCTCTCGGAGTTCGTCAGGTCCGATTTCTGCTAAGGCGTCTGCCAGCGGCTCGAGACGGTCGTCACAGTGTCGCCGAATGCCTTCGGCAATCCGGGCCATCGTCGTCTGTGCAAGCGGTTGCACGCGGGCGTTCTCGAGGTCGCGCGTGAAGATTGAGCCGCCTGTATCCGACCAGTCGATAATCTCGGCAGCGCTGCGCCACTGGTGTTTGTCTGATGTTGGCTCTTCGGCGTGAGTCGGATCGGGATAAGTCGGGCGTTTCGTTTTCGAGGCCGCGACGAATAGGCGTTCGCGCGTAGTTGGATCGCCATAGTCGGCAGCACACAGCACGCGGTGATCGACGGTGTACCCCAGTGCCTCGAGCATTCCAACCCAGCGCCGGAATATCGAGCCATCCCGTGTTGGTTTGCCGTCCTCATCGACAGGCCCCCAACTACGGAACTCTCTGACG is a window from the Natronosalvus amylolyticus genome containing:
- a CDS encoding DNA cytosine methyltransferase — encoded protein: MSDSLTIVDLFCGAGGFSTGVARACEDLALEPGTDVELHAINHWDPAIETHRRNHPWAEHYNAKIEEVHPPDIITPGEVDLIVGGPSCTHFSSARGGKPVKEQKRSSAWSVLKWVELARPKHLLVENVREFRSWGPVDEDGKPTRDGSIFRRWVGMLEALGYTVDHRVLCAADYGDPTTRERLFVAASKTKRPTYPDPTHAEEPTSDKHQWRSAAEIIDWSDTGGSIFTRDLENARVQPLAQTTMARIAEGIRRHCDDRLEPLADALAEIGPDELRELRERVVPAEYAPIVAKAIDEPFLVAGGAGDIGLTSPCLLRQQSGGVPSSTDAPTPTISTRGAIGLATPETRALVKPRNGARRGLHSNALYDPENRPLHTVTAKNHDGHLVSPKIVHYSHGGALKPVDRPMATIATERGGAFGLSSPYLCPLYNSFEGQRPRTRSLERPLMTVTASKSPAGLASPYLIEYYGNGQAQPIDTPLPTATTRDRFALCVPECFPWGLDVRYRMLQPRELKQAQGFPAEYDIAGSTKADVTEQIGNAVPVNLARALAGHLLAAETPSLSTFGGGIAENPDASVPDFDEVVSDD